ACTCCGGACGTGATGTCAGGGTTGCCGGCCTTGCCGAGGGCGGTGATTCGCCCGTCTCGCACTCCGACATCAGCCTTGACGATCCCCCAGTGGTCGAGGACCACGGCTCCTGTGATCACCAGGTCGGGCGTGCCCGAGGCCCGCGTCGCTGCGGATTGTGCCATCGACTCGCGAATCGTCTTGCCGCCGCCGAAGATGGCCTCATCACCGGGTCCGCAGCGGTCCTCGGTCACCTCCACGAGAACGTCGGTGTCGGCGAGGCGAATCATGTCCCCGGTCGTGGGACCGTATAGGGCCGCGTAACGGTCGCGTCCAATCGAGGTCAACGGCTCGGGTCCTGCCTCGGTTCGAGGGGGCCGGCACTGAGGCCACGCAGTCCCAGGACGATCCGTTGCCCTTCAAGCGGGACGAGCCCAACCTGGCGGCTGATCCCCGGCTCGAAGCGGACGGAGGTCCCGGCAGGAATGGCCAGACGCATCCCCCACGCTGCATCGCGATCGAATGCAAGCGCCTTGTTGGCCTCGGCGAAGTGAAAGTGGGATCCGACCTGGATGGGACGGTCGCCGTGATTGGACACCGATATCGAGACGGCAGCGGGGGCTGTCACGACGATGTCCCCCGGGGCAACGATGATCTCGCCGGGCCTCACGGGATCGGGTCGTGGATGGTGACGAGTTTGGTGCCGTCCGGGAAGGTCGCCTCGCCCTGGACCTCCCGGAGCATCTCCGGTACGCCATCCATCACGTCGGCTCGGGAGAGGACATGCCTGCCTGAGCTGGCCAGCTCGGCGACCGTTCGGCCATCTCTCGCCCCCTCGATGATGTGGACGGTCAGCAGAGCGACCGCTTCTGGGTAGTTGAGTTTGACGCCTCTTTGCTGCCTGTCCCGGGCGACCATGGCAGCAACGTGAACTAACAGGCGATCCTGCTCGTGAGGCGACAGCTTCACATCTCAGCCCCTCGCCAGACGCCTTTGGACTGACGGAGCTCTTCGGTAAGCGCCGGCCACACCACAGGGTCGTGGCCCGGCACGAGCATCAGCCCCTCACGGCTCGACAACTCCTTCAACCGGCGGATGTTCGCAACTGTAGCTGCAGGTTCACAATCGATGACCCCGCCGATGGGCAGCTCGTGAGTGATGTTTTCGGTCAGGTCGGCCGCATCTGCCGCGAATACGAAGCCTCCCCCACCGACCGAGCCGTCGTAGCGAACCACGAAGCTCTGATGGCCCGGCGTGTGTCCGGGGGTGAGCACCGTCGACACCCCTGGCGCGACCTCGGCATCGCCGTCCGCGAGGTTCCAGATGACTTTTGGGTCGTCGTAGTCGACGCGGCAGTAGCCGTTGCGCTCAGCCTCGATCGAGCGCTCGAGCCCGAACTCGAGCTCCGCCCTCTGCAGGTGAACGGGGGTCCTCCCCGAGAAATGACGTATGCCGCCTGCGTGGTCGTTGTGCAGGTGGCTCACCGCCACTGCGTCGATCGCGTCGATCGGTACCCCCTCCCGCTCCAAGGCATCGAGGAGAGGGTCGCCGCCCGGCGGGAGGATCGGCTCGATCCCGAAGAACGAGTCGTGGTAGCGGCGTCTGAGAGGAACGTCGTTGATGAGCGCCGGGTTGAATCCCGTCTCGAGGAGAACCCACCCTCCGTCCACTTCGACCAACACCGCGGGTACGGGCTCTATGAGCCTCTCCTCGCGGGGAGTTCCGTGCACTGACCAGGCCTTGGGCAGATCCTCCCAGCCCATGGTCAGCAGCACGACCCGCTTGACCCCGGCGCCGGTGGAAGTCACGACGACACGACCTTTTTCGGCAGGTGACCGTGCAGTACGAGAGTCGCAAGAGTGTCGCAGACAATTCTCGTGGCGACCAAGGAGGTGATATCAGCCGAGTCGTACGGGGGTGCGCACTCCACCACCTCGATTCCCGCCAAGCCTCCTCTCGCCACCCCTTGAACCAGTTCCAGGGCCTCGCGCGGAAGGAATCCTCCCGGTTCCGGCCACCCGGTCCCGGGTACAAACGCGGCGTCGAGGCAGTCGACGTCGAACGACAGCCACACCGCGTCGGCGTCCTCCCAGGCCACCTCCAGAGCAACCTCCACCGCTGCCTGCATGCCCATCTCGACGCAGTCGTTGACGGTCAGCACCGTCGTTCCCCGCTCACGCCCGACCTTGACACCTGGTCGCGGCGCCTGCCAGCCGCCGATCCCAATCTGGACGAGATTCTTTGCCGGAACGTTCGGTATGTCCGTGGCGTGGAACCACGGTGTCGTGTGCATCCGCTCGTCGAGGTCGGTCTCTTGGGTGTCGACATGGCGGTCGAAGTGAATGATGCCGAGGTTGCCTTCAAGGTGCTCGGCAACTGCTCTCACAGTGGGGTAACCAATCGAATGGTCTCCGCCGAGCACCACCGGGAAAGCTCCCGACGCGTAGACGTGGGAGACCGCCTTGCTGATCTGGTCGAAGCTTTTCTCGAGGTTGCCCGGGATGGTGAAAACGTCGCCGACATCTCCGATGGTTATCGACTCCCGAAGATCGACGCCTAGCTCGAAGCTGTAGGTCCCGTACAAAGCGGAAATCCGTCGGATACCTTGCGGCCCGAACCGGGTCCCCGGACGGTAGGTCGTACCGGAGTCGAAAGGCGCGCCCAGCACGACCACGTCGTGCTCACCGCACCGGTGCACGTCTTCGACATAGGGCGCCTTCAAGAACGTGTTGATCCCGGCGAAATGAGGGAGCTCTCCTCTCGAGAACGTCGGGATAGTGCGATCGACGATCGAGTCGGCCCCGGGCAGCCCGAGAGCCAAACCCCTTTCTATCTCCCGCTCCCATGCGGTGATCGGAAGGATCGCTTCGTTTTCGACCGCCCGTTTGGCCTCTGGACCGTACATGGGCGTGTGCCTGTAGGGCTGTTCGATGTCGCTCATTGCGCGTGATGCTCCCTCTCTTGGTGAACAAGTACTTCACTGAGTCAGTCACGGCACAGGGCGACGAGGGCGCGATGGAATTCACGGATAGGTGCTTCGTGGGTTGCCGCCAGCGGGCCGGTGGTGAACCGCGATGAGCCCGCACCTTCCTGAAGGAGTTCACATACGTCTACGTCCTCTGCCATGAACGAACGGACCGACTGGAGAAGAGCCTCGGGATCGGAGTCGGCGCCTGACCAGATACGCAACGTGAGCAGCGTCTCATCGGGTGCAGTTGGAGTGGCGTCGTAAGACGCGAAGTAACTACCGGTCGTGACAAGCATCAGGTTCGGAAAAAAGAGATGGGCGCCGATTCCCTCGCGCTCGTATTCGGTGAGCCAGTTGAAAGGCTGGCTAGGGGCGTCTTCCGGATCCTTCAAGGGCTCATAGCTCCACCAGTTGTTCGACTTCATGTCCCACTCGAATGCCTGATGGTCGTACATGGACAGGGAATGGCGGTGCAAATGCCAAAGGTGGTAGACGTCGATGTGGTTCTCGACGATCAGCTTCCAGTTGCATTTGGCGGTGTACGTCACCCGTGCGATCTCGACGAGCGGACCGGAGAGGAATGGATCCAGCCGGTCTGCCAGCTCGCCGAGCGCCTCGCGCAGCGGGCTTGCCGTGGGATCAGGGTTGACGAAGACCATCCCGTGCCACGTATCCGCCGCCGCCTGCAGCAGGCCCCAATCGCTCAGGTCGATGCCCTCGAACTGGCGCTGCATCTGAGGAACCCGGCGCAGTCTTCCCTCGACGTCATAGGACCACTGGTGGTACGGGCAGGTTAGGAAGCCTCCGCAGTTGCCTTGCCCCTGTAGCACCGGCAGGCCTCGGTGCCGGCAGAGGTTGTGGAACGCACGTAGGTTTCCAGCGTTGTCGCGGACAACGAGGATCGGACCCGTGCCGACGGTCGCGGTCAGGTAGGCCCCTGGCTCACCCAGTTCGTCGAGCGTGCCGACCAGCGACCATGAGTGATCAAACACTCTCCGGCGTTCGAGCTCGAGGAGCTCTGGAGAGGTGTACCAGTCGCTCGGCGGGTAGGTGGGGTGCGGACCCGTGGTCCTCTCCGGTCCGACCTGTGTCACATAACTCACGCGAACGCTACTCGCGGGTCGGCGACCGCCTGAAGGATGTCGACAGCGGTGTTGATGACCACGTAACCGATCCCGAGGATGAGGGTCACCCCGCCTATCGCGGGAAAATCGGCCGCAGGAATGCTCTGGTCGGTGTACAGCCCGATACCCGGCCAGGCGAACACGGTCTCGATCACGACAACGCCGGCGAACATCAGTCCGGCCTGCAACCCGGTCATGCTGAGGGCCGCGCCGAGAGAGTTGCGCAAGGCGTGGCGAAACAGGACCGCCCTCTCTGTAAGACCCTTCGCTCGAGCGGTTCGGACGAAGTTGGAACGGAGATTGGTCACCAGTCCCGTTCGTAGGACACGCCCGATCGAGACCGCCGGTCCCAGCGCCACACAGACGCCGGGCAGTATCAGATGCCGGAAGGCGTCCCAGAACATGCCGACCTGGCCGTGCACCAAGGTGTCGACGAGCAGGATCCCGGTCGGAGAGGTCGGAGCGTCGTTGTAGCCGGTGTCACCGGTGGCAGGCAACCAATGCAGACGGTTGAAGAACAGAAGGATCCCGAGCAGCGCCAGGAGGAAGGACGGCGCCGACGCCCCCGAGACCAAAAGGAACCGTAACGCTCCCGAGCCGCGCCACCGCCCGGCCGACGCCAGCCCGAGCAAGCCACCGATAAGCACCGCCAGGGCAAGGGCGAACAGAGTCAACTCGATCGTCGCAGGCAGGTATGCACCGACGTCGGTGGCCACCGGACGGCGGGTGCGAAGCGATTCCCCGAGATTGCCGGTCAGGAGACCCTTGATGTAGTGGAAGTACTGGTCGACGAGCGGCCGGTCGTAGCCGAGAGCATGCCTCTCCAGGGAGATGGCTTGTTTGGAAGCGTTCGCACCCAGGTATGCGTGCACGGGGTCAGTACGGCTGAGCTTCTGCAGCACAAAGATCGAAGCAGATAGCACAAGGAGGATTGCCACCATGGCGCCGAGCCTTTTGGCGATGACCTTGATCATCGGTCTCCCAGCAGGTCTCTGATCCCGTCACCGGCAAGGTTGGCGAGCAGAGCAACCAGGAACACGCCCAGTGCCGGGATCACCGGAACCCACCATTCCTGGAGCAGGTATTGAAGACCTCGGGCCGCCATGGCTCCCAGTTCGGGTGCGGGAGCGGGGGCGCCCAGACCGAGAAACGACAACGACGCTAAGGTCACGATGAGGTTCCCGACGTCGAGGCTCGCGGTCACCAGAAGGGCTGGCACCGCGCCGGGAAGAAGATGCCGCCACGCTCGCCGGAACGACCCGACCCCAGAGAGCCGGGCGGCCTCGAGGTGGGGTCGGACAGCGAGCGACCGAACCTCAGCGCGCACAATACGGGCGTAGAAGGGCCACCACACGATTCCCACACCGATCAGCGTGTGGAGGAAGCTGGGCCCGAGAGAGGCGACCACTGCGATGGCAAGGACCGGGCCGGGGAGGGCAAGAAAGATGTCGGTGATCCTCATCAGGAGGTCGTCGATCAAACCTCCAGCGGCGCCCGCAACCAGACCGATCGTCCCGCCGATGATTACTCCGGACAGGATCACCCCGCCGGCGGCTTCGAGGCTCGATCGAAGTCCGAAAAGCACCCGGGAGAGGATGTCCTGTCCGACTTCGTCTGTTCCGAAGACGAAGCCACCGTGACCAGGCGAAAGAAACGGCGTCCCGGCCGGCTGGATGGGATTGTGAGGTGCCAGCAACGGAGCGGCGATCGCCACCAGGATCACCGCGAGGAAGGCCGAGATCGCAATCCGGTCCCCTACCGCCGCACGCCGACCGACCGCGCGGAAGTCGCGGACCCGCCCCAGTCTCCGGGTGACGGGCGGCCTGAGGTACGGTTCGCTTACCGCCATCAGGGCACCTGACCGATCGCCAGGCCGTCTGATGGAGCGACACGAGAGCAGGCGACACAGCGCTGGCTGGTTTGCCCTCGACCGACGGACACCAGGACCTGTTTGCGTGTCTCGCACTCGGCGACCCGGTCAGGGCACCGGCTGTGGAACGAGCATCCCTCCGGCGGGTCAAGCGGGTTCGCAGGCTCCCCGGATATCGGTGTGGCCGACTTGCCCAGGTCGGGCACGGCCGCCAGCAGTGCCTTCGTGTACGGGTGAGACGGATTGGCGCACACCTCGTCTGATTCGCCCGACTCGACGATCTGCCCGAGGTACATGACCGCTATGCGGTCCGCGACGATTCTCGCCGCGGCCAAGTCGTGAGTGACGAACAGTACGGCCATGCCGAGTTCGCGGCGGAGCCGACCGATCAGGTTGAGGACGGTTGCAGCCAAAGAGACGTCCAAGGCGCTCGTGGGCTCGTCGCACAGCAGGATGCCCGGCGGGACCACCGTGGCGCGGGCCAGAGCCGCACGCTGGCATTGGCCACCGGAGAGCTGGGCCGGTTTCGCGGACGCAACTTCTGCGGGAAGCCCCACCAGGGCAAGCGCCTGGCGGACCCGGTCTGACTTCTGGCCGCGGCTCAGGTCTTCGAGACGCAACCTCTCCCCGATCATTTCGCCGACCGTGAGCCACGGGGTGAGCGATGCACCGGCGTCCTGGAACACCATCTGCGCGGTCGTGCCGCGGGAGAACTCGACGTCTCCCCCATCCGGTTTGTAAAGCCCCGCGACGGTTCGCAAGAGCGTCGACTTGCCGCACCCGCTCTCGCCGACCAGAGCGACGGCTTCCCCGCGGTCTATCTCAAGGGATACGCCGCGAAGGGCGTGCAAGCGCAGTTTGGACCAGCCCGAACGTATTCCGAAATGCTTGTGAACACCGTGGATGAGGACCGCAGGATCTCGTCCCCCTTCGCGCCGTGGGGGGCTCTCCCATGGAGCCGCCTGTGCGAACGCCTCGACCGCGGTGTTGTGCTGGACGGGGTTGAAGCAGGCGACGAGGTCGTTTCCTTGAGAGGCCGGGTCCGGGAGCCGCAACTGCGGGAGATCCGACGCGCACTGCTCCGTCCGTAGTTCGCAGCGCGGCTCGAACGGGCAGCCGGTCGGGTGGGCGCGGGGATCGGGGGGTTCACCGGGAAGGGTCCTGACCGGCCGGTCTCTGTCGGAGTCGAGAACGAGCCGGGACTTCAACAGGCCACGCGTGTAGGGATGGCGGCTGGACGAGAACATCGACGTCGCAGCACCGACTTCGGCTAGGCGGCCGCCGTAGAGCACGGCGATTCGGTCGCTGATCTGCGCTGCGACCCCCAGATCATGGGTGATCAGGATGAAGCTGGTTCCATAGCGATCGCGAAGGTCGCGCAGCAGCTCGAGGATTTGCGCCTGTACGGTCACATCGAGGGCGGTGGTGGGCTCGTCCGCGATAACTAGCGACGGCGACCCGGCGATCGCCATGGCGATCATCACCCTCTGTCTCAGACCCCCGGAAAGCTCGTGGGGGTACGCCTGCATCCGCCGCTTGGCGTTTGGAATCCCCACCGATTCAAGTAGCTCGAGTACCGAGCCCTGGTCGTTGGCTGCTTCGGCGACCTGCCTACCGACGCGCATGGTTGGGTTGAGGGAGGTCATCGGATCCTGGAACACCGCACCCAGGTATCGGCGCCGGACCCCCCGTCGATCCTCGGCGGTTGCGCTTCCCATGTCTGTCCCGCGCACCACTACCGACCCCTTGACAGCAGGTGCGGGGCTGGTCGGGAGCAGGCCGAGCAGTGTGAGTCCGAGCACCGACTTGCCGGACCCGGACTCACCCACGAGCCCGAGAATCTCGCCGGGTTCCACCTGGAGGCTCACACCTCGCAGCGCATGTACGACGGCGTCGCCTCGGGTGAACGAAACGTGGAGGTCCTCGACGCTGACCAACGGGGCGCCATATGGCGCCGCGTCCGGATTGCCCATCGGTAGGTCCCCTGCGAGGACCGGCGGGCGCGATCGCGGCCGGCGGAGGACCGTCGTCATCCCTTACCTGTGTAGGTAAGGTCACCGAGAACGACCGTGTCGGCCGTCGGGAGCTGGAAGTACCAGCCGCCGACACCGGCGTGCGACACGACGACGTCACGTACATCGGCGATGCTGATCCATTCACCCGACTCGGCCACGAGGGCGCCGGCTTGGGCGTAATCGGATTGGATCGTGGTCGGGTCGGTGGAGTGGAGTCCCGCGTCCATCAGAGCGTCGGCTTGAGGAACCGACCCGTGGAGCTCGTTCAGCGAACCGTTGGTGTTCGAGAAGATGCGTATCCAGCTGTCTGGGTGCGAGTCGTCCGGGTTGACCGTCCACACGAGGAGGTTGGGGAGTTGATCAGGCGGGGTGCTGGCGTAGTTGAAGACCTGGCTGATCGGTACGCCATGCACCTGCACGCTGAGGCCGTCCGCGTCGAGTTCGGTCTGGATGAACTCGGCCACCCGCTGATTGGTCGGATCGTCCGTGGAGTAAGACAGGTTGATGCTCGTGGGCCCGTTAGCTCCCTTCAGCGCGTTCTTCAACGCGGTCGGGTCGTAGGTCGGATTGTCCCGAGCCGTGCCTGGGGGGAACTCGTCGACGGGGTACGCCTGGGTGGACACGGTAGCCAGGGTGTTTCCGTACACGCTCGCAACGATGGCCGCCTTGTCGATGGCTTGACGCAGCGCCGATCGGACCGTTTGGCTCTTGAAGATCCCGAGAGTGGGGTTCACGTAGAGCATTGCCTTCAACTGGGCCGGGAACTCGTGAACCTGGAAGTCGGCACCGGACTTGAAGCTCTGCACCGCGTTGACCGGGAGTCCGTGCAGGATCATGGATAGCTTGCCGTTCTGGAGCTCCGCCTGCTGGACACTGATATCAGGAACGATGTCGATGTTGACAGTCGTGTAGTACGGCTTGGTGCCCCAGTAGTTGTTGTAGGCGGAAAGCACGTAGTGGCTACCGGGAACGAATTGAGTGATCGAGTAAGGGCCGGTCCCGGCGTCATGGGTCTTCAGGTACTCCTGGGCCCAGTCGCCATTGGGGTTGCTGCTCGTGACGCCGACCTCGTGGGCCTTAACCGTGGTCGGGCTCGCCATCTTCGGTCCGTACGGCGAGGCCAGGTAATCCATGAACGCGGAGACCGGCTGGTTCAGGTGAACGATGAACGTCTGGGGATCAGGTGTCTCGGTTGATACGACATTGGCAAGCATGTAGGCCGGCGCAGAGTTGACTCCGGTCCGGCGCGCGAAGCTGAACGCTGCCGCTTGTGAGTTGACCGATGTCCCGTCGTGGAAGGTG
This portion of the Acidimicrobiales bacterium genome encodes:
- a CDS encoding agmatinase family protein, whose amino-acid sequence is MSDIEQPYRHTPMYGPEAKRAVENEAILPITAWEREIERGLALGLPGADSIVDRTIPTFSRGELPHFAGINTFLKAPYVEDVHRCGEHDVVVLGAPFDSGTTYRPGTRFGPQGIRRISALYGTYSFELGVDLRESITIGDVGDVFTIPGNLEKSFDQISKAVSHVYASGAFPVVLGGDHSIGYPTVRAVAEHLEGNLGIIHFDRHVDTQETDLDERMHTTPWFHATDIPNVPAKNLVQIGIGGWQAPRPGVKVGRERGTTVLTVNDCVEMGMQAAVEVALEVAWEDADAVWLSFDVDCLDAAFVPGTGWPEPGGFLPREALELVQGVARGGLAGIEVVECAPPYDSADITSLVATRIVCDTLATLVLHGHLPKKVVSS
- a CDS encoding ABC transporter permease, translated to MAVSEPYLRPPVTRRLGRVRDFRAVGRRAAVGDRIAISAFLAVILVAIAAPLLAPHNPIQPAGTPFLSPGHGGFVFGTDEVGQDILSRVLFGLRSSLEAAGGVILSGVIIGGTIGLVAGAAGGLIDDLLMRITDIFLALPGPVLAIAVVASLGPSFLHTLIGVGIVWWPFYARIVRAEVRSLAVRPHLEAARLSGVGSFRRAWRHLLPGAVPALLVTASLDVGNLIVTLASLSFLGLGAPAPAPELGAMAARGLQYLLQEWWVPVIPALGVFLVALLANLAGDGIRDLLGDR
- a CDS encoding aromatic ring-hydroxylating dioxygenase subunit alpha: MSYVTQVGPERTTGPHPTYPPSDWYTSPELLELERRRVFDHSWSLVGTLDELGEPGAYLTATVGTGPILVVRDNAGNLRAFHNLCRHRGLPVLQGQGNCGGFLTCPYHQWSYDVEGRLRRVPQMQRQFEGIDLSDWGLLQAAADTWHGMVFVNPDPTASPLREALGELADRLDPFLSGPLVEIARVTYTAKCNWKLIVENHIDVYHLWHLHRHSLSMYDHQAFEWDMKSNNWWSYEPLKDPEDAPSQPFNWLTEYEREGIGAHLFFPNLMLVTTGSYFASYDATPTAPDETLLTLRIWSGADSDPEALLQSVRSFMAEDVDVCELLQEGAGSSRFTTGPLAATHEAPIREFHRALVALCRD
- a CDS encoding ABC transporter ATP-binding protein — its product is MTTVLRRPRSRPPVLAGDLPMGNPDAAPYGAPLVSVEDLHVSFTRGDAVVHALRGVSLQVEPGEILGLVGESGSGKSVLGLTLLGLLPTSPAPAVKGSVVVRGTDMGSATAEDRRGVRRRYLGAVFQDPMTSLNPTMRVGRQVAEAANDQGSVLELLESVGIPNAKRRMQAYPHELSGGLRQRVMIAMAIAGSPSLVIADEPTTALDVTVQAQILELLRDLRDRYGTSFILITHDLGVAAQISDRIAVLYGGRLAEVGAATSMFSSSRHPYTRGLLKSRLVLDSDRDRPVRTLPGEPPDPRAHPTGCPFEPRCELRTEQCASDLPQLRLPDPASQGNDLVACFNPVQHNTAVEAFAQAAPWESPPRREGGRDPAVLIHGVHKHFGIRSGWSKLRLHALRGVSLEIDRGEAVALVGESGCGKSTLLRTVAGLYKPDGGDVEFSRGTTAQMVFQDAGASLTPWLTVGEMIGERLRLEDLSRGQKSDRVRQALALVGLPAEVASAKPAQLSGGQCQRAALARATVVPPGILLCDEPTSALDVSLAATVLNLIGRLRRELGMAVLFVTHDLAAARIVADRIAVMYLGQIVESGESDEVCANPSHPYTKALLAAVPDLGKSATPISGEPANPLDPPEGCSFHSRCPDRVAECETRKQVLVSVGRGQTSQRCVACSRVAPSDGLAIGQVP
- a CDS encoding ABC transporter substrate-binding protein; its protein translation is MNHAVTSIHWRALITGGLVLGLVAAACGNSSPSGSAPSSGSLGVSSSHTLDLAFGADMQVPDPDIFYEIEGNAVVTSVYEGLVKYADGSTKIIPALAQSWEVAPDGKTYTFHLVPGVTFHDGTSVNSQAAAFSFARRTGVNSAPAYMLANVVSTETPDPQTFIVHLNQPVSAFMDYLASPYGPKMASPTTVKAHEVGVTSSNPNGDWAQEYLKTHDAGTGPYSITQFVPGSHYVLSAYNNYWGTKPYYTTVNIDIVPDISVQQAELQNGKLSMILHGLPVNAVQSFKSGADFQVHEFPAQLKAMLYVNPTLGIFKSQTVRSALRQAIDKAAIVASVYGNTLATVSTQAYPVDEFPPGTARDNPTYDPTALKNALKGANGPTSINLSYSTDDPTNQRVAEFIQTELDADGLSVQVHGVPISQVFNYASTPPDQLPNLLVWTVNPDDSHPDSWIRIFSNTNGSLNELHGSVPQADALMDAGLHSTDPTTIQSDYAQAGALVAESGEWISIADVRDVVVSHAGVGGWYFQLPTADTVVLGDLTYTGKG
- a CDS encoding N-acyl homoserine lactonase family protein, which encodes MTSTGAGVKRVVLLTMGWEDLPKAWSVHGTPREERLIEPVPAVLVEVDGGWVLLETGFNPALINDVPLRRRYHDSFFGIEPILPPGGDPLLDALEREGVPIDAIDAVAVSHLHNDHAGGIRHFSGRTPVHLQRAELEFGLERSIEAERNGYCRVDYDDPKVIWNLADGDAEVAPGVSTVLTPGHTPGHQSFVVRYDGSVGGGGFVFAADAADLTENITHELPIGGVIDCEPAATVANIRRLKELSSREGLMLVPGHDPVVWPALTEELRQSKGVWRGAEM
- a CDS encoding urease subunit beta gives rise to the protein MRPGEIIVAPGDIVVTAPAAVSISVSNHGDRPIQVGSHFHFAEANKALAFDRDAAWGMRLAIPAGTSVRFEPGISRQVGLVPLEGQRIVLGLRGLSAGPLEPRQDPSR
- a CDS encoding ABC transporter permease, which gives rise to MIKVIAKRLGAMVAILLVLSASIFVLQKLSRTDPVHAYLGANASKQAISLERHALGYDRPLVDQYFHYIKGLLTGNLGESLRTRRPVATDVGAYLPATIELTLFALALAVLIGGLLGLASAGRWRGSGALRFLLVSGASAPSFLLALLGILLFFNRLHWLPATGDTGYNDAPTSPTGILLVDTLVHGQVGMFWDAFRHLILPGVCVALGPAVSIGRVLRTGLVTNLRSNFVRTARAKGLTERAVLFRHALRNSLGAALSMTGLQAGLMFAGVVVIETVFAWPGIGLYTDQSIPAADFPAIGGVTLILGIGYVVINTAVDILQAVADPRVAFA
- a CDS encoding urease subunit gamma, translating into MKLSPHEQDRLLVHVAAMVARDRQQRGVKLNYPEAVALLTVHIIEGARDGRTVAELASSGRHVLSRADVMDGVPEMLREVQGEATFPDGTKLVTIHDPIP